The nucleotide sequence CCGGCCTCGAGCCGGCGCGGCTCGCCATAGGCGCTCACGCTGTCGGCGTCCGGCCGCACGATGATGCGGTAGACGCCCCCATTCCCCGCATTCCTGGCCGCGTCGCGGACTGCCTCGGGCTGCGCGGCGCCGTCGCCTTCGAGCGGCGCGCGGGTCACCTCCGTCACGATGCCCCGGTGCAGACCGAAGCGCTGGAACGGGAAGGCAGCGTAGCGCAGCATCACGCTCGCTCCCGGTTCGATGAAGCCGATGGCCGAGGAATCGACGAACAGGTTGGCCTGCAGCCGGCCCTCGCTCGGCAGCAGGGTCAGCAGGTTCGCCCCCGCCGCCACCGTCTGCCCGGCCTGCGCCCGGATCGAGGTGAGGATGCCGCGCTCGGGCGCGCGCACTTCGATGGCGCGGCGCGCCTCGCTCTCGGCCCGCTGCTGTTCGAGCTGGGCCGCGCTGCGGTCGAGTTCGGCCAGATCGCGCGCCAGCGTCTCGTCGAAGGTCGAGAGCTTGGCCTTGAGATCCCCCAGCTTGCCCTCGACCTGCAGGCCACCCTGGCGGAACTGCGCGAGCTGCGAGGTCGCCTGGAGGTAGAGGTAGTTCTGGCTCTGGAAGTCGGCCGCGCGGGCGAAGCCCCGGGTCACGAGGTCGGCGAGTTCGTCGGCCCGCGCCTTCAGCGGCGGCACCAGCTTCTCCTGAAGCGCGAGCTGCTCGTCGATCTTGGCGCGCTGCGCCTCCAGGTTGGCGATCTGCTCGCGCAAGCCCTCCTTCTCGGCCGCGGCCATGGCGGCGCGGGCGGCGCGCTGGCGCTCGACGCTCTCGCGCTGGCGCCCGAGCTGGGCGATCACCCGCTCCTGGGTCGGCCCGCTCGCAGAGACGGCGTCGAGATCGATGGTGAAGAGGAGCTGGCCGCGCTCGACCCGGTCGCCCTCCTTGACCCCCGACGCGCTGACCCGCCCCGCGAGCGGACTCGCCACGGTGATGAGCCCGATATCGGGCGCGAGCAGACCGTTCGCGTGGACTCGGCGGGTGTAGCTGCCGAGCCAAGCGTAGAGGCCGACCAGAACGGCGAAGGCGAGGCAGAGGCCAACCACGATGCGAATGGAGAGCGGCTGCACCACCTGCGCCTCGCCGAGCCAGGCGCTCCGACGCGCCTCGACGACCTCGTGCCGGAACAGCGGCGCGTTCACGGCCGGGCCTCCCGGGAAGTCTCGCTTCGGCCTGCGCTCCAGCCTGCGACAGTGCGGCATGGTGCGTTATTCTGACGCATGCTTGTCGTAATCCGTAGTCATTTCAGGGCTTTATTCCATCGGGCACGTGGGGCGGCCCATTACCGGCGGGGCAGGTCAATTTTTGTCCCCCGAGCTCCGGTCGGTCGCGCCTCCCGTGCGGACGTCCCGGAACACCGCCGAAAGGCGTAGGACGGAGCAAGGCGGTTGCCTGTGAGCAGCCGAGGCGACGTATTCACGACCGTTGGTGGTGATTTCGAGGGGCAAGATTTGTTCATTCCTCGGTTTCCGCCTCCATCCGCTCCGCTCTGCCGGCGCAAACCGGGTTGCCTGCCGGACTAATATCCGTACCTTATCCAGCAGAGCAGCGCAGCAACGCCGCTCTTATTCCACGGGAAGACATAAATACAGAACGATCTTCCAATATCGTACGGACTAAGGAGAGCATATGCAGCAGAACATTGACACCATCCGTGAGCTGAACGCTGCGGAGCTGGATCAGGTCGGCGGCGGTCTGTCTCTCGGCGTCGGCGTGGAACTCGATCTCAGCCAGGAACTCGGCGCCGTCTCCGGCGTGGTCGATCAGGTCGGCGGCCTCGTCGGCGGCACGCTCGACACCGTGCTCGGCGCGGTCGGCGGCCTCCTGGGCGGCGTGCTCGGCAAGTAACCTCTCAGGCAGCCTCTGAGGTCAGCCCCCATCGGGGCTGTCCGCCCTGCGGAAGCGGTCAACCCCACCGCTTCCGCAGGGCTCAACGGTCCTGCGCGCCGCGAGGCGCAGATTGGCCGGCGAAGGAACAGGTTCGGCCGAAGCGTCGTTCTGCCGAGTCGGATGCAAGCAGGACCGTTCGCCGTCCGGCCGCCGACCCTGGCGGCGGCGCGCGATACGGGGGGAACCACGCCGCCTCGAAGCGGCCGAGACGGGGAGAGCGAAGCGGCCGATGAGCGTCCCGTTCGTCAACGCCTCCGTGCAGGGCGAACTCTCCGCCCCGCCCGACCAGATCTTCGGCCAGATCCCGGCAAGCGGCCTCGACGGCGTCGCCTTTCTCGATTTCGCCTACGAATCCGCGGGATACAGCACCCATCGCGTGGACGGGCTCCTCGTCGGCACCTGGCAGGGCACTTCGCACAACACTTGGCGAAATCCCTGGCATCCCGGCCCGGAGGACCGTCCCGGCGACCGGCGGACCCGGCTAACCTTCCGCGGGGGCGCGATGCCGGACGAGCGTGCGGAGGAGCGGATCGCCGACGCCTTCGTGCTGCGCGGCCCCGGCTTTGTCGGCAGCACGGCCTGGAGCGGGCCCTGCCGCGGGCGCTACCTCGCCTACATGCCGGCGGCGGTCGAGCGGATGATCGAGGCGCCGATCTCCCAGGCCGAGATCCCGACGCTCACGGACGACCTCTCGGAGCGGATGAGCGTGTTCCACCTGCTCGCCGCCCTCGGGCAGGAGGCGGGCGGGCACGACACCGCCGCCGACGCGCTCCTCGTGGACAGCGTGGCGCTGGCGGTGCTGCGCGTCTCCGGTGCCCTGGCGCCGTCCAGCCCGCGCCGGAATGCGGCCCTCACCGCGCGGCAGGCGCGGCGGGTGCGCGACCTCGTCGCCGCGCGTATCGATGCGCCCCTGTCCCTGCGGGAGATGGCGGAGGCGGCGGGCCTCAGCGAGGGCTACTTCGTACGGGCCTTCAAGGGCAGCTTCGGCGTCACGCCCTATCAGTATGTCCTGCGCGAGCGCGTGACTCTGGCCCAATCGCTGATCCGCTCCGGGACGGTCTCCCTCGGCGAGGCGGCCAAGCGCGCGGGCTTTCCCGATGCGCGGCGGATGGGGCGCACCTTCCGCAAGGTGATCGGGCGCTCGCCGACCGAGGCGGCCCGGCTGCAGCGGGCCTGACCGCGCGTGCGGGGTGCCGCACGGCACCACCTCCGGTCGAATCGGGACCGGCAAACCCGCCGCCGCGATTGACAGACACGGTCGCTTCCATAGTAATCGCGCGCGTGCCGCCCGTCCCCCGAGGCGGCACTTTCTTTTGGCGACTTCCCCCTGGATCGAGCCTGAGGAGACGGACCCGCGTGACCTCCGCCCTGCTGCCGACCTATGCCCGTGCCCCGATCGCGTTCGAGCGAGGCGAGGGCGCATGGCTGGTCGCCGAGGACGGCGACCGCTACCTCGATTTCGGCGCCGGCATCGCCGTCAACGCGCTCGGCCACGCCCATCCGCACCTCGTGGAGGCGCTGACGGAGCAGGCGCAAAAAATCTGGCACACTTCGAACCTGTTCCAGATCCCCGGCGGGGAGCGCCTGGGCCGGCGGCTCGTGGACGCGACCTTTGCCGACGTGGCCTTCTTCGCCAATTCCGGCGCCGAGGCCAACGAGGCCGCCATCAAGATGGCGCGCAAGTACCACGCGGCCGGCGGCCATCCGGAGCGCTACCGCATCGTCACGTTCGAGGGCGCCTTCCACGGCCGCACGCTCGCGACGATCGCGGCGGGCGGCCAGCAGAAATACATCGAGGGCTTCGGCCCGAAGGTCGAGGGCTTCGATCAGGTGCCGGTCGGCGACTTCGCCGCGCTGGAAGCCGCGATCGGCCCGGAGACCGCCGCCCTGATGATCGAGCCGATCCAGGGGGAGGGCGGCCTGCGGGTGATTCCCGGCGAGACGCTGCGGCGCCTGCGCGCGCTCTGCGACGCGCACGGCCTGCTCCTCATCATGGACGAGGTGCAGACCGGCGTCGGGCGCACGGGCAAGTTCTTCGCGCACGAGTGGTCGGGCATCACCCCCGACATCATGAGCGCGGCCAAGGGCATCGGCGGCGGTTTCCCGCTCGGCGTCTGCCTCGCGACCGCCGAGGCCGCCCGCGGCATGGTCGCCGGCACCCACGGCACCACCTTCGGCGGCAACCCGCTCGCCATGGCGGTGGGCAACGCCGTGCTCGACGTGGTGCTGGGCGAAGGCTTCCTCGCCCATGTCGAGCGCATCGGCCTGTTGCTCACGCAGAAGCTCGCCGGGCTGATCGACCGCCACCCCCATGTCTTCGCCGAGATGCGCGGGCAGGGGCTGATGCGCGGCCTGAAGCTCAGCCTGCCGAACACCGAGTTCGTCGCGGCCGCGCGCGCGCGGCACCTGCTGGTGATCCCTGCCGGCGACAACGTGATCCGTCTCCTGCCGCCGCTGATTGTCGGCGAGACGGAGGTGGATGAGGCCGTGGCCCGGCTGGAGGCCGCGGCGACCGATCTGGAGGCGCAGATACGCGGTGCCGCCTGAGTGCCTCTCACGAAATGCCCGTCCCGCCGTCGCCCCCGAATCGGGCATGGCCGGTGCTTGGGCATTTCGTGAGCCACTCTGAGGGCAGCATCGCGAGCGAAGAATTTGAGATGACCACGACCCTGAACGGCAGCGGCCCGCATGTCCGCCATTTCCTCGACCTGAAGGACTTCTCCGCCGAGACCCTGCGCGGCGTCCTCGACACCTCCGCCGCGATGAAGCGCGCGCGGGTGAAGGGCCAGCGTGCGGCGGAGCGACCGCTCACCGGCAAGATGCTGGCGATGGTGTTCGACCGGCCCTCGACCCGCACCCGCGTCTCCTTCGACGTGGCGATGCGCGAGCTCGGCGGCGACACCCTGATGCTGACGGGCAAGGAGATGCAGCTCGGCCGCGGCGAGACGGTGTCCGACACCGCCCGCGTGCTGTCGCGCTTCGTCGACGCGATCGTGATCCGCACCCTCGACCACGGCCTGGTGATGGAGCTCGCCGAGCATGCCGAGGTGCCGGTCATCAACGCGCTGACCAAGGCCTCGCATCCCTGCCAGATCATGGCCGACGTGCTGACCTTCGAGGAGCATCGCGGGCCGATCAAGGGCCGCACCATCGCGTGGTCGGGTGATGCCAACAACGTGCTGGCGAGCTGGGTCCACGCCGCCGCCCGCTTCGACTTCACCCTCAACGTCGCCGCGCCGCGGGAGCTGGCGATGCCGCCGGCGCTCGTCGATTGGGCCAAGCGCGAGGGTGCGCGCGTCAACGCCACCACCGACGCATACGCGGCGGTCGAGGGGGCGGATGCGGTCGTGACCGATTGCTGGGTCTCGATGGGCGACGACGACGAGCATTTCCGCCACAACCTGCTCTCGCCCTACCGGGTCGATGCCAAGCTGATGGCGGCGGCCGCCAAGGACGCGGTCTTCATGCACTGCCTGCCGGCCCATCGCGGCGAGGAGGTTACGGCGGAGGTGATCGACGGCCCGCAATCGGTGGTGTTCGACGAGGCCGAGAACCGTCTGCACGCGCAGAAGGGGATTTTGGCGTGGTGCCTGGGCGAGACGGCCTGATCCGAGGCCGCACGCGAATACCACTCTCCCCTCTGCGGGAGAGGATGGCCCCGAAGGGGTCGGGTGAGGGGAGCGCCGTGTCCGGAAAGTGCGGAGCCGGCCCCGCTCCCGCCCGCTCCGCGGGCGCCCTTCGCCCATCCAAGTCGGGCTTGCCCGACTTGGACAAGAGAGTCGGATATCGGGCGAGCCCGACATCCGGAGGGGGGAGGGCTCCCGGAAGCCGTCAGCCCAATCCCTTCACCACCTCGGTGAGCTGGTCCGCGCACGTTCCCCAGCCCTGCTCGAAACCCATCGCCGCGTGACGCTCGCGGTCTTCAAGCGTCCAGTGGCGGGCGCGTGCGGTGTAGCGCGTGCCGCCGGCTTCATCCGCGAAGGTGAGAATCACCGTCAGGAACAGTTTCTCGGAGGGTACCCAAGCCGTGCTGTAGGCGTCGGTGACGACGAGGCGTGCGTCGGGCACCACCTCGAGGTAGACGCCCCGATTGGGCAGATCCTGCCCCTCGGGACTGCGCATCACGATGAGATTCGACCCGCCCGGCCGCACATCGAGTTCGGCGACCGGTGTCGTGTAGGGTTTGGGCGCGAACCACGTCTTCAGCAATTCCGGCTCGGTCCAGGCCCGCCACAGCGCCCGACGCGGCGCCGGGATCAGGCGGGTGAGGACGAGGTCGCGCGGATCGTCGGCGTCGCTCATGGTCTGTCTCCCGAACCGGATCAGGCGGTGCGCTTGGGCTGATTCATCGCCCAGATCACGCCGAACGGGTCGTGCAACTGCCCGTAGACGTCGCCCCAGAACATCTCCTGGTAGGGCGTCACCACCTCGGCGCCCGCCGCCACCGCCCGATCCCACCACGCCGCGATGTCGTCGACCGGCAGGAGCAGGCTGAAGGCCTGCGGCGGCTTGAGCGGGTGGCCGTATTCGGGAAAGGCGTCGGACAGCATCACCGAGGTGCCGTTCACGGACAGGTGAACGTGCATGGTCCGCCCTTGCTCGTCCGGGGGCACGGAGGCCAGGATCTCGGCACCGAAGGCCTTTTGGTAGAACGCCGCCGCCCGCAGGGCGCCATCGAGCGTGAGGTAGGCGACCACGCCGCCCTTCGGAGGAACGGCTGGTCCCGGCTGCGTCGCCTCGGTCTCGCTCATCGTTGCTCTCCCTCTTCGATTCACCACCGCCAAGGCCGGGAGGGTGCCGTGGGCCGCCGCCGGTGCAAAGCGTTTTTGCGCGCAAAAGGCCGTCCGCCACGGATGAGGGCCGTCTCTCATCCCGTCCGAGGCGGCGGTCGGATCGCCGCAGCCCGGCGCCGGACTGGAACGATCCCCGACGCCCTCCGTTGGCCCGCGCATTTATCAAAGGGTAGCCCGCGCCGACACGGAACAGTCGAACCGGACGCCGCCAACGAAGAAGGTCGAACTATGGATCTCGGCATCAGCGGCCGCGTCGCGGTGATCACCGGCGGCGATTCCGGCATGGGCTACGCGAGCGCGGAGTACCTGCTGCGCGAGGGCGTGAAGGTCGTCCTCTCCGATCTGAAGGAGAAGGAATTGGGGGAGGCGGCCGGACGGCTCGCCGCCCTCGGTGCCGTGAAGGCGTGCCAGGCTGACCTCTCCAGCGACGCCGGCGCGCGCACGCTGCGCGCGTTCGCCGATCAAGCCTTCGGCGAGACCCCCACCATCCTCGTCAACGCCGCCGGCGTCACCGGGGCCACCGGCGATTTCCTGGAGATCGACGACGAGGGCTGGATGTCCACGATCCAGGCCGACCTGATGGCGGCGGTCCGCGTCGCCCGCGCCTTCATCCCGGGGATGCGCGCGCAGAAATGGGGGCGGATCGTGTTCTTCACCTCCGAGGACGCGGTCCAGCCCTATGTCGAGGAGCTGCCCTACTGCGCCGCCAAGGCCGGTCTGATGAACCTGACCAAGGGCCTCTCCAAGGCCTACGGACCGGACGGTGTGCTCGTGAACTCCGTGGCGCCCGCCTTCGTCGCCACGCCGATGACCGACGCGATGATGGAGAAGCGGGCCAAGGAACTCGGCGTCTCGTTCGATGCGGCGATCGAGAGCTTCTTGGAGGAGAAGCGTCCCGGCATCGTCGCCAAGCGCCGCGGCCGGGTCGAGGAGGTCGCCTCCGCGGTGGCCTTCCTCTGCTCCGAGCAGGCGAGCTTCATCACCGGCGAGAACTTGCGGGTCGATGGCGGCGCCGTCCTTACCATGGCGGCCTGAGCGATGCGGGAGATGTCTTGCGACGTCGCGGTGATCGGGGCCGGCACCGCCGGCATCGCCGCCCATCGCGCCGCCCTCGATGCGGGCGCCCGCGCCGTACTGATCGAGCAGGGGCCAGGCGGCACCACCTGCGCCCGCGTCGGCTGCATGCCCTCGAAGCTGTTGATCACCGCGGCCGAGGCTGCGCACGAGGCCCGTGCGGCGCACCGGCTCGGCGTCCGGGTCGGCGCGGTGCAGGTCGACGGCCCGGCGGTGCTGGCCCGGATGCGAGCTTGGCGCGACCGGTTCGTGGGTTCCGTGTTCGCGGGGCTCGATCGATTGCCGGCCGAGACGCGCCTGACCGGCCGAGCCGTGTTCGAAGGGCCGGACGTCTTACGCATCGACGACCACATCCGCCTGCGCTTCAAGGCGGCGGTGCTGGCGACCGGTTCCAGCCCGAGCGTGCCCGAACCGTTGCGGGGGCTCGGTGACAGGGTTCTCACCACCGATACCCTGTTCGAGATCGAGGATCTGCCCGCCTCGCTCGCCGTGCTCGGAGCCGGCCCGGTCGGCCTGGAGCTCGCGCAGGCCATGGCCCGGCTCGGCGTGGCGACCAGCGTGTTCGATCCCGGCGACAGCCTCGGGGGCTTGGGCGATCCCGACCTGAAGCGGGCCGCCCGCGCGATCTTTTCGGAGGCCTTCGACCTGCATCTCGGCGTCAAGGTCGAGAGCGGCGCGACGGACGGGGAGGGCGCACGCCTCGGCTGGAACGGAGAGAGCGGCGAGGGCGAGAGGGTGTTCGAGCGGGTGCTCGCCGCCGCGGGCCGCCCGCCGAACGTGTCGGGCATCGGCCTGGAACACACCGGCCTGCGCCTGAACGAGAAGGGGGGCCCGGTCCACGATCCCCGCTCACTGCTCTGCGAGGGCGCGCCAATCCTGATCGCGGGCGATGCCAACGCGGACCGCCCGGTGCTGCACGAGGCGAGCCGCCAGGGTCGCATCGCCGGGCGCAACGCGGCGCGGCTCGCCCGCAGCGAGGGAGCCGAGCGGCCGGAGCGCTGGGTGGCGCTCGCCATGGTGTTCAGCGATCCGCAGATCGCCGTGATCGGCGGTGGCTTCGACCCCGAGGCCGGCCACCGCGTCGGCGGCGCCGATTTCTGCGACCAGGGCCGGGCCCAGGTGATGGATCGGGCGCAGGGCGGCATCCGCCTCTATGCGGAGGCCGACGGGCGCCTCGCCGCCGCCGAGCTGATCGGCCCGGAGGTGGAGCATCTCGGCCACCTGCTGGCCTACGCGGTGCAGGACGGGCTCGATGTCCGGCGCTTGCGCGACCGGCCGTTCTACCATCCGACCCTGGAGGAGGGGCTCGAGACGGCCCTGTCCGATCTCGCGGATCGGTGAGGTTGGTGAGCCGGCCTTTTGCGACCATAGCGTTTCGGAGCGCGGCGCCGCCGCGCGTGCCGCGGTGGCTCTGCGCGGCCTACGCACTGTGTCGCGGCGTCTGTATGCATTCAGACAAAGCGCGGGCTTCTCAGGCACTTGGTGCGACGTTTCGGGGATCTCAAACGGACGTCTGCGGGCGCCTCGGCATTGCCTAACCCGAGCGCGGAAGGCATACCGGCTGCCGTAATGGTCGATCCGTCGCAGATGCACGCCAGGGGACCGAATGGTGGTCCGATCGACCTTCCGGTCGATCTCGATGCGCTCACCCCCGAGCAGCGGGATGAAATCGGCGTGGGCATTCTCGCTCTCGACGCCGCCGGAAAAGTGCTCGCCTGCAATCGCGCCGCGGGAAGCTTGTGCGGCTTGCCGCCCGACGCGATGGTCGGGCGCAACTTCTTCCGCGATCTCGTGCCGAGCGCGCACGTGCCCGGCTTTTACGGCCGCTTCCTCGCCGCTCAGCGCCGGGCCGTGGCGGGCCAAGCCTTCGAATTCGTGTTCGGCCGCATCCCGGCCCCGTTGCGGGCGCGGATCGGCCTGCGAGCGGGGGCGAACTGCACGTGGCTGACGATCAGCCCCCTCGAGCAGATCGCCGCCGGCCCCTCGCGCGAGGCCGTTTTCGCCGCGATCTCTCAGCGCAGCCGGGCCGAACCGGTCGATCCGAGTCTGTGCGAGCGCGAGCCGATCCACATTCCGGGCTCGATCCAGCCGAATGCGGTGATGCTCGCCGCCGACGCCGCGACGCTCGAGATCCTGGCCTTCAGCGCCAACGCCGCCGACGTGCTGGCGCCCGAGCTGTTTCCGCCGAGCGGCCTCAATCTGGAGGCGGTGCTGCCGGGCGCGATCGTCTCCGCGATCCGCGACGGCCTGGCCGCCCACACCCTGACCGACGGACGCCTCCTGCGCCGCACGCTCACGCTTCCGCCGCGGGAGGAGCGCTTCCACCTCGTGGCGCATGCCCATCTCGGCCGGATCATCGTCGAGCTGGAACTGGCACCGGAGCGGCCCGAGGACTTCCTCACCGCAAGCCCGCTCGACGCCGAACTCGCCATGATGCGGCTGCGCGCCGCCGAGACCCTGACCGAGGCGGCGCAGATCGCCGCCCTCGAAATCCGCGCCATGACCGGCTTCGAATCGGTGCTGGTCTACCGTTTCGACGCGGATTGGAACGGCGAGGCCATCGCCGAGGACATGGTGCCGGACTGGCAGCGCCCGCTGATCGGCCTGCGCTTTCCCGCCTCCGACATCCCGGCCCAGGCGCGCGCCCTCTACACCAAGGCCAAGAGCCGCTTCGTGATTGACCGTGACTGCGTGCCGGTGCCGCTCGTCGCCGACCGTTCCGCCGGCAATGCGCCGATCGATCTCACCTTCGCCCAGAACCGCTCGCTCTCGCCGATCCACCTCGAATACCAGCGCAATCTCGGCGTCGACGGCTCGATGTCGATCTCGATCATGGTCGAGGACCGGCTCTGGGGCCTGATGATCGGCCATCACCGCCGGCCGCATTACGTCGCGCCGGAGACTCGCGCCGCGGCCACCGTGCTCACCGACGGCTTCGCCATGCGGGTGCAGGAGATCGAGGGCAAGGCGCTCTGGGGCGAGCGGCAGCGTCATCTCGACGTGCAGGGCCGGCTCGTGCGCGGGCTCACCCGCTCCGACGATTTCGTCGCCTCCCTGACCCAGGGCAACCCGACCCTGCTCGACCTGTTCGGCGCCACCGGCGCGGGCATCGTCTCGGACGAGGCCGTCTGCCTCGTCGGCGCCACACCGGAAGCGGCGAAGATGCGCGCGCTCGCCGACTGGCTGCGGGAGAGTCTGGCGCCGGGCGAGATCACCTTCGTCACCGACACGCTGGTGCTGCACCATGCGCCGGCCTCCGCCTATACCGAGATCGCGAGCGGGCTTCTGGCGACCTTCGTCGGCACCTCGCGCCAGCACCTCCTGTTCTGGCTCAAGCCGGAGGTGCCGAGCACCGTGACCTGGGGCGGTGACCCGCGCAAACCCGTTCTGCCCGGCAGCGGCCCGGTGGCGGTGCTGCCGCGACGCTCGTTCGAGCGCTGGATCGAGGAGCGGCGCGGGCATTCCACACCCTGGGCGACCTGGAAGGTGGCGCTCGCCGCCCAACTCGCCGACGCCGTCGACGGCGTGGTGCTGCGCCAGCGTCGCAAGATCGACGAACTGACGGGCCTGCTCGCCGACAAGGAGCGCCTGCTGGAGCAGAAGGACCTGCTCACCCGCGAGATCGACCACCGGGTCAAGAACTCGCTCCAGATCGTGACGGCCTTCCTGCACATGCAGCGCCGCCAGATCGCCGACCCGGAGGCGCGGCAGGCCTTCTCCGAGACCTCGGCCCGCGTCATGAGCGTCGCCCGCGTCCATGACAGCCTGTATCAGGGCGAGAGCATGGAACAGGTCGATCTCGGCCAGACCATCCAGACCCTGTGCAGCGACCTCGCCGGCATGGCCGGCGACGAGCACAGTGTCGAGATGACGGCAGAGCCCGGCCTGATGGTGCCCTACCGGCACGCGGTGGCGCTGTCGCTGATCACCACCGAACTCGTCACCAACGCGTTCAAATATGCCGGCCGACCC is from Methylorubrum sp. B1-46 and encodes:
- the argF gene encoding ornithine carbamoyltransferase, with translation MTTTLNGSGPHVRHFLDLKDFSAETLRGVLDTSAAMKRARVKGQRAAERPLTGKMLAMVFDRPSTRTRVSFDVAMRELGGDTLMLTGKEMQLGRGETVSDTARVLSRFVDAIVIRTLDHGLVMELAEHAEVPVINALTKASHPCQIMADVLTFEEHRGPIKGRTIAWSGDANNVLASWVHAAARFDFTLNVAAPRELAMPPALVDWAKREGARVNATTDAYAAVEGADAVVTDCWVSMGDDDEHFRHNLLSPYRVDAKLMAAAAKDAVFMHCLPAHRGEEVTAEVIDGPQSVVFDEAENRLHAQKGILAWCLGETA
- a CDS encoding aspartate aminotransferase family protein, whose amino-acid sequence is MTSALLPTYARAPIAFERGEGAWLVAEDGDRYLDFGAGIAVNALGHAHPHLVEALTEQAQKIWHTSNLFQIPGGERLGRRLVDATFADVAFFANSGAEANEAAIKMARKYHAAGGHPERYRIVTFEGAFHGRTLATIAAGGQQKYIEGFGPKVEGFDQVPVGDFAALEAAIGPETAALMIEPIQGEGGLRVIPGETLRRLRALCDAHGLLLIMDEVQTGVGRTGKFFAHEWSGITPDIMSAAKGIGGGFPLGVCLATAEAARGMVAGTHGTTFGGNPLAMAVGNAVLDVVLGEGFLAHVERIGLLLTQKLAGLIDRHPHVFAEMRGQGLMRGLKLSLPNTEFVAAARARHLLVIPAGDNVIRLLPPLIVGETEVDEAVARLEAAATDLEAQIRGAA
- a CDS encoding glyoxalase/bleomycin resistance/extradiol dioxygenase family protein, which translates into the protein MSETEATQPGPAVPPKGGVVAYLTLDGALRAAAFYQKAFGAEILASVPPDEQGRTMHVHLSVNGTSVMLSDAFPEYGHPLKPPQAFSLLLPVDDIAAWWDRAVAAGAEVVTPYQEMFWGDVYGQLHDPFGVIWAMNQPKRTA
- a CDS encoding helix-turn-helix domain-containing protein — protein: MSVPFVNASVQGELSAPPDQIFGQIPASGLDGVAFLDFAYESAGYSTHRVDGLLVGTWQGTSHNTWRNPWHPGPEDRPGDRRTRLTFRGGAMPDERAEERIADAFVLRGPGFVGSTAWSGPCRGRYLAYMPAAVERMIEAPISQAEIPTLTDDLSERMSVFHLLAALGQEAGGHDTAADALLVDSVALAVLRVSGALAPSSPRRNAALTARQARRVRDLVAARIDAPLSLREMAEAAGLSEGYFVRAFKGSFGVTPYQYVLRERVTLAQSLIRSGTVSLGEAAKRAGFPDARRMGRTFRKVIGRSPTEAARLQRA
- a CDS encoding SDR family NAD(P)-dependent oxidoreductase, which translates into the protein MDLGISGRVAVITGGDSGMGYASAEYLLREGVKVVLSDLKEKELGEAAGRLAALGAVKACQADLSSDAGARTLRAFADQAFGETPTILVNAAGVTGATGDFLEIDDEGWMSTIQADLMAAVRVARAFIPGMRAQKWGRIVFFTSEDAVQPYVEELPYCAAKAGLMNLTKGLSKAYGPDGVLVNSVAPAFVATPMTDAMMEKRAKELGVSFDAAIESFLEEKRPGIVAKRRGRVEEVASAVAFLCSEQASFITGENLRVDGGAVLTMAA
- a CDS encoding HlyD family secretion protein, translated to MNAPLFRHEVVEARRSAWLGEAQVVQPLSIRIVVGLCLAFAVLVGLYAWLGSYTRRVHANGLLAPDIGLITVASPLAGRVSASGVKEGDRVERGQLLFTIDLDAVSASGPTQERVIAQLGRQRESVERQRAARAAMAAAEKEGLREQIANLEAQRAKIDEQLALQEKLVPPLKARADELADLVTRGFARAADFQSQNYLYLQATSQLAQFRQGGLQVEGKLGDLKAKLSTFDETLARDLAELDRSAAQLEQQRAESEARRAIEVRAPERGILTSIRAQAGQTVAAGANLLTLLPSEGRLQANLFVDSSAIGFIEPGASVMLRYAAFPFQRFGLHRGIVTEVTRAPLEGDGAAQPEAVRDAARNAGNGGVYRIIVRPDADSVSAYGEPRRLEAGMRVEADIALEKRPLYRWLLDPLYHVKRSVDLVTEGGER
- a CDS encoding dihydrolipoyl dehydrogenase, which produces MREMSCDVAVIGAGTAGIAAHRAALDAGARAVLIEQGPGGTTCARVGCMPSKLLITAAEAAHEARAAHRLGVRVGAVQVDGPAVLARMRAWRDRFVGSVFAGLDRLPAETRLTGRAVFEGPDVLRIDDHIRLRFKAAVLATGSSPSVPEPLRGLGDRVLTTDTLFEIEDLPASLAVLGAGPVGLELAQAMARLGVATSVFDPGDSLGGLGDPDLKRAARAIFSEAFDLHLGVKVESGATDGEGARLGWNGESGEGERVFERVLAAAGRPPNVSGIGLEHTGLRLNEKGGPVHDPRSLLCEGAPILIAGDANADRPVLHEASRQGRIAGRNAARLARSEGAERPERWVALAMVFSDPQIAVIGGGFDPEAGHRVGGADFCDQGRAQVMDRAQGGIRLYAEADGRLAAAELIGPEVEHLGHLLAYAVQDGLDVRRLRDRPFYHPTLEEGLETALSDLADR
- a CDS encoding SRPBCC family protein; protein product: MSDADDPRDLVLTRLIPAPRRALWRAWTEPELLKTWFAPKPYTTPVAELDVRPGGSNLIVMRSPEGQDLPNRGVYLEVVPDARLVVTDAYSTAWVPSEKLFLTVILTFADEAGGTRYTARARHWTLEDRERHAAMGFEQGWGTCADQLTEVVKGLG
- a CDS encoding histidine kinase dimerization/phosphoacceptor domain -containing protein gives rise to the protein MVDPSQMHARGPNGGPIDLPVDLDALTPEQRDEIGVGILALDAAGKVLACNRAAGSLCGLPPDAMVGRNFFRDLVPSAHVPGFYGRFLAAQRRAVAGQAFEFVFGRIPAPLRARIGLRAGANCTWLTISPLEQIAAGPSREAVFAAISQRSRAEPVDPSLCEREPIHIPGSIQPNAVMLAADAATLEILAFSANAADVLAPELFPPSGLNLEAVLPGAIVSAIRDGLAAHTLTDGRLLRRTLTLPPREERFHLVAHAHLGRIIVELELAPERPEDFLTASPLDAELAMMRLRAAETLTEAAQIAALEIRAMTGFESVLVYRFDADWNGEAIAEDMVPDWQRPLIGLRFPASDIPAQARALYTKAKSRFVIDRDCVPVPLVADRSAGNAPIDLTFAQNRSLSPIHLEYQRNLGVDGSMSISIMVEDRLWGLMIGHHRRPHYVAPETRAAATVLTDGFAMRVQEIEGKALWGERQRHLDVQGRLVRGLTRSDDFVASLTQGNPTLLDLFGATGAGIVSDEAVCLVGATPEAAKMRALADWLRESLAPGEITFVTDTLVLHHAPASAYTEIASGLLATFVGTSRQHLLFWLKPEVPSTVTWGGDPRKPVLPGSGPVAVLPRRSFERWIEERRGHSTPWATWKVALAAQLADAVDGVVLRQRRKIDELTGLLADKERLLEQKDLLTREIDHRVKNSLQIVTAFLHMQRRQIADPEARQAFSETSARVMSVARVHDSLYQGESMEQVDLGQTIQTLCSDLAGMAGDEHSVEMTAEPGLMVPYRHAVALSLITTELVTNAFKYAGRPDKGARVSVTVAGGEGTAVRLKVCDDGEGMPPGWENAKARGTGLGMKLIRAMLDQIGARLDVENADGACFTVYA